GTCTTTCAAAAAGCAGGAATCCTTGTTTGATTTCATTCTTTATTGTTGTAGTTGCTTTAAAAAGCCCCAGTTCTCGAGTAGAACCAAGAAGCTCCGTTCCCCGTTTCGATCTTTCTGAATcatgctttaggggttcgatcaCCCTAATGGATGCTTTCACTTTATTGGAAAAGTGCTAGTTAAGAGAAAAGTGACTTGGCTTTTGCCTTCTCGTCGCCCCGAACCTAAAACCCGATATTGAATTTGTGTAATTCGTCCTCTTgggttaaaaagagagagagagagagagaggttaacTCCACGAATTTTAAACATCAATCTTGATGGACACAAAGCACCTTGTCAAAGGTTTTTTAAATCATCCGTAAGAAAAGAAAGGCGACGTCAATTCTACCACACTTAGAGAAATAATGGGATAATTATAAGGTGAGTCCTAAAATCTGTCAACTTCCTAGTTCGTACATTAAGTGCTCAAACCTTAATTTCATTGatttaaatcctaaaaattacAATCTCGATGCACTGTGAGCAATGAGCATGTATTCAATtagataaaaagtttaaaaaaattataactttaatgcaaaaaatgaaaaatttagaatttaaaaaCACAAAACTGACAAGTTTAAAGTTAAATGTAATTATCCCAACAAACAAATCACTAGCCGACCTTTTTGACTACGGATGTGAATTGAATTTGATCCCACACTAAGATAAATTTTGCTTGTGTTTCTAGGTTAATGCGTGCTATAGAAGCTTTAAACAGAATGACAAATTGTAGGTAGGGACACCAACCATAGATATGAATATTGATAGAGATCTCAGTGATACTTTTGTAAAAGCATCCAAAAGTAGAGTTGATCATATTGCAATTGAATTGACCCTATATAGTCTGTTAATTACAAAAATAGCATGAACATGTGGGATCTAGATAGATCTCATCTTAACCTTATGAGATCTTATGTCCTCTCTATACAATAGTTTCGATTTAGTCACCCGGTTGATAAGATCAAGAAGGTGCATATGAAGTTTCCTCTCAAATATGCATGATTGATTCATACTTTATTTGCAATTACATGATTATAAATATGTTTTCTTAGTAGCTAATGAAGGAAGTACGGGAATTACGCTTTTAAtattggattgaattgattatgCTGTCATTGCTTTAATTGCGTACTGTCGGATTTCATCTCTATCCAACGTCTAATGATATCCGATGGAATTTTACAAGCTCGGGTGGATTGTCCCATAGATGGAATGAGGTTGACATCTTTGTATTGATCCGAGTTAGAAAAATTCGATTTGGCTTAGGAGATTTCGTCGAGTTCTGTTTCTGCTAGGGCGTTTCACGTTGCTCCAACCTGGAACTTTCCCTGATGTTAACTGTGcaaaaacacataaaaaaaaaggggaagatgGAGAGGAAGTCAACTCTTGTCAACTTTCAGAGTTTCGATGATTAGACGTCGGGAATTTGCCGTTTCTGCTTTATCACCTCACCTAATGAAATATGaaataccgaccaaaaaaaaaaaatgatataactGTATAGGATGTAGTGAAACGAATCTGATGTCCAAGTGCTTCTCGGAATCTAAAATTAGCAAGTTGAATGATGGCCATGAGGTCGCAACCTTCATCCTTTCTCACCAAGCAAGAGTGAACTTGAATACGATGAACATTAACAGgagcaagaaagaaaaggaaaaaaaaataaaagagaaatttttttttctttttgagagatCAAGAGAAGAACGAGGTTGTTTCATCACATCACATTGTACTTATTACATGTAGATTGACCAGTGATGAGTGGAGTGTTATATCAAATAAATCAAGCAAGACTTTTGCAAGAGGACTCATGGCATTTTTTCTTAAAGTTTAAGACTATATCTGTTCACTAAAAAGTTTGGAACTCAATTGATTTGTGTACAATAATTCCAGAATAATTGTGCAATTTTCCCCTAACGATGCTGGTTAAAAACCCAAAAGATAAATAGGCAAATAAATTATCTTAATTGGGAACAATCATATTTCCATCTTCATCCAAAGTCCAAAGATGTCCAATGAAATTCGACAAACTCAGGTCGATTGAGATGGAATGAGGCTGAAATCTTTGTATGCATCCGATTTAGAGGAAAAATCGATTTGGCTAAGAAGATGTTTCATCCAGTTCTGTTATGTTTTAGGGCTTTTCTTGTTGCTCCAACGTGGAACTTTCCTTTATGTCAACTGTCCAAAAGACATGTACTTTCAGAAAATACTTGCGCCcgaatattttgtttttggtatggaAAAGGATTAGAGCCAAAtacaaaaatcaacatcaaGAATCTACCGTCTCTCAATGAATTAGACTTCAGAGGTTGTAACGAGGGGGCACTGAAGAGTTTGGTAAGCCTAACATCTCTAATTGCTCTTGCTGTAGAAATTAGAGAATGCAAGGAAGTGGAGTTACTCGTGGAGATAAATCTAGACACTCTTCGGTCTCTTCAAGAGATTATAATTTGCAATCGTGAGGACTTGAGAAGTTTATCCCAGGGTCCACACACGCTGTCTCGGATCACTTCTTTACAATTGATCAATATCCTGCTTTGGACGTGGAGTGtttccctcctcttcctcgtgGCATATCCAATTTTATTCTTCGGGGGttgtttgaaaataaaatcgCTACCTAATCAATCGCATTGACTTATATGTCCCCGTGATCTAAATATTACTAATTGTGAGAGTACTACGTGCATTCTTGATGGAGGATTGTCGTCCCAACTACAGACATTTAGGGTTTGTTTGGTAATGCTTCTATATCAggaaacaatttattttcaaaactatTTATATTCCCGAAATAATTTATCAGtaaaaaaacatgtttggtaatcatataaaatttatattatcgaAATGGTACGAATTACAAATTCTTTTGGTACGAATTACAAATTCTTTTGtaatgtataattttttaaattttttcttcttcttcttccttaccatCGCCTCCACTCACCACTTATGACCATCGACATTGTCACCTACCTCCATTGACCGCCAAGGTCAACAGTCAATCGATGGCGGGTGGTGGATGGCTGATGGCAGGTGGCGATTGACGGGTTGGCCAATGGCGATCAATCGATGGCGAGAGGCCGGcttggcgggcggtggtggcgatGAGGCTGGTTGGTTGGCCGATGGCGGGCGGCAAGGGTGGCATTcgacaaataaaagaaaaaaacttattttagaaattgttctcgaaaataagaaattatatttttatattttttatttttgttttaaatttatcgGTGAAtgaaaaattagttgattttACCAAACCGATTTTGttatttcaaaagaatagaaattggaaaaaaaaaaaacattaccaaatgaAATCTTAGTTTATGGGAATGTGGCAATATAAAACAGCCGGCGAGGAAGTGGCTTACCCCCTCTAGGACATTGACGGCAACGTCAGAGGAgcggggaaggaggaggaggatcatCCGCTTTGGCTCCCTTCCTCTCTGCTCTTTCTCCGTCTCTGACATAGGGGAAAGTGGAAAGGTTGTCCAAAACagtctccctttctctctctctctctctctgatcccCAATTATCGGCCCTGGATGGCCCGCCCTCCCCCCTGCAACGTCTCTGGATCACAGGATGTGACATCGAAATGCGTGAGAAACGTGCAAAGCTTTTTGCAAAGAGCTTTGGGGGTTGCCTCGGGGCTATTAATGAGCGGGGCCAGAAAATTTATAAAGTCAGTCGACGGATGGGGAAGTGGGCATGTGCAGTCATGAATTTAATGCGATTTTTTTCTTAAACCCTGTTCGTGGCAAATGGATGCCGCAGATAGTCCGAGCGGCGGCGGGTCGCGGCGGACGAGAGCTTTTTGGGCGAGCAATCAGGAGTTCAAAGACGAGGGACAGCAAGAGGAACTCGCGTGATGAaaataaggaaaggaaaagaaaagaaaaagaaaaaaataaggtaaaaaaatttagaaataccAGAAGAAAAATGGCATGATTTCATCTGGCCAAAAACTTAAATCTAAATTAAACTCTATTTTTTTggcgaaaaattataaatatattttttcattttcaggcATTTCAACAGTTGGACTTGAAACTTTTGTGCTTAGGTACATAAATTGCAACATTAGTTCTTGGGTCTCAGCGTCTTAGATCAAGggccgtttggttcaacttttagGGAATGCATTTgcgaaatgcaaatacctttgggtgaagggggttttcaaaatgtaaatgtcgtttggtaaaatttgcatttgtaattaacttttattaaattaaaaagaaaaatatatttatataaaaaattaaaaaataaaaaatatgtttatattttttttatataaatatatatttatataaaaaaatcggataaaaaatgtttatattttttatataaactatttttatataaaaatataaacatataaacataaaatatatataaaatagatatgtttatatttatataaaataaattattaaatataaaatataaaaaaaatatgtttattttttatatatctattttttatataaaaataaaaaaatataaatgtaaaatatatttattaaacataaaaaatatataaaaatagatatttttatataaataaatttttatataaaaatataaaaaaataaacataaaatatttataaatatatattttattaataaaatattttatataaaaatggatatgtttatatctataaaaaatttataaaatataaaatataaaaaatagattttttataaatattatttataaaatataaaatatttatttttatatttttatttaaatatatatttatttttatttagggcGTCGATCGGCTTCTCCACCGGAGAGATGAACAATCTTAGGAAGTTGCATTCAAAGATGCAACTTTTCAAAAGGACCTCAAGAGCATTAGGCTAAAGACCCTTAGATCACTTAGAGATGCAATTACATCTTGCCAAAGTCGCgcaaaaaaatgaacaaaacacctttgcatttggccaagggactttagagcccaaatgagcatttcaaatgttgaaccaaataGGGCCCAAGTCTTTGATGCTTAAGGCTGGATCCATCGAGGCCGAGCTTGTAACTCTAAAACCCATGCTCGAATCCCGACACTCCCACTCCAGTCCCTCAAGGTAGAGCTTGGGACCTGGATGCCCAAACCCAAGCCCCTAGCACTTGCACCCCAACCCATTGAGGTTGGGCTCGAAGCCTGGACACCAGTGCTCTATGCCCTAGCATCTAGGTTTTGGGTTGACAAAGGTTGAGTGTGGGACTCCGGTATTCAAGCTTGGATTCTTGACACTTGGGCCTAGGTCACAAAGGCCGTGCCTAGGTCCATTGAGGTGGACTCCGGGATCCTCCCTGTCCATCGCAGTCCCAGATGGATCCAAGACTTTGTCCAGTACCTATAATCAATTCCTTGACTGTACCCAATTTCTTGACCACTCATGTGTAAAATATTAGTGCCTAAATAATATATGTCTATATAGACATATCTTATCATATGTTTTGATACTAAAccacacaaaatatttttcgctttatttttggatttcaatcactttatttttcacacacacacatatatttcATTTAGAAACAATCGTAAGCTAAGCCACAACCTCTCTTGGTCGTTTTTAATCTATAAACGCGGGGGCAACAGGTCAGACCCCAGAACTTTCCACTTCTTTGACTTCCCCTATAAATACCAAACCAGATCTCTCAAATTTCACGCTCCCAACCAAAGTCAGAAGATCTGAAACAACCACTAACAATCAgagccccaaaaaaaaaaaaaaaaaaaaaaaaagaagagagagagcaaagccaacacccaaaaaaaaaaaaaaaaaaaacccacagaGAAGAGCTCACCCTTCTCCCTCTCCAATGGCGGCTGCTTCTTCCTCTACCAAATTCATCTTCCCACCTTCAATCTCTTCGTCGTCGCCTTCGTCTTCTTCGCATCAATCGAGATCGAAGCTCCTCCTCGCCTTCCTCTCTCcaaccgccgccaccgcctccccacTCTCCCTGAAGCTCTCCCGCTCCCGTTCTCATTACGGCCGTGCCCCCCGCCGCTCTCTGATAGTTACCGATGCTCTCAAATCCGCCGAATCGACGGAGACGTCGGCGTCCAAATCTAGGAGCGCCGGGCGCGGAGGCGCCGGCTCGGCGGAGGACGGTCCGACGATCCTGGTCTCCGAGAAGCTCGGAGAGGCGGGGCTCGAGGTCCTGCGCGGCTACGGGCGCTTGGAGTGCCTGTACGACCTCTCGCCCGAGGAGCTGTGCAAGAAGATCTCGTCCGTCGATGCGCTGATCGTGCGCAGCGGGACGAAGGTGACGCGGCAGGTGTTCGAGGCGGCCAAGGGGCGGCTCAAGGTGGTGGGCCGCGCCGGCGTCGGGATCGACAATGTGGACCTGCAGGCGGCCACCGAGCACGGGTGCCTGGTCGTCAACGCCCCCACGGCGAacaccgtcgccgccgccgagcACGGCATCGCCCTCCTCGCGGCCATGGCTCGCAACGTGGCCCAGGCGGATGCCTCCATTAAAGCTGGTACGCGCCTTCGAAAAGTAAAAAGGGGTGCTCTCGTGATTGGTTGTTATCacttcttttgtccttttgcaGAATTATACTTTTTCACGTTTTAAATTCCATACTTTTAGCATTTTGTGTGCCGAATCTTTAGAAATTTAGAGGTACCGACACTTTGAAAACTAGTTTAAAACGATAAGATTTTGTTTTCTGGTAAAACGAGCCGTCAAAGTTCTGGCTAATTCCAAGCAAGTAggagggaaatcaagagatcaACCTCATTGAATAGCGTGTGCTTCAAATGTCCATGATGTCAGTATTGTAGATGTAAatatcaaaaagagaaaatttacaCCATGGAGCTGTGAAAAGGTCCACTTTTGTATGGAGCGATTtggttttaaaaaatcataCACGAACCTATTTTCACATAAGATGGGATGTCTCATCTTGGATCGGTTCTGACTTaactttagaattttcttagTGATGCTTGAAGAATTGAATGGATTTTAGATGCAAAGCTCGCAATATCTCTACTGGAGAAGTCAGAATATTTCTTCTAGATCTAaagatttcaattattttaaagtTAGGTGAACTGTCTTTTTGAAGTTGGTAAACAGTACTAAGTTGAGCCAACTCATGTTGTAAATTATTCATGATTGCTCAACTTTAACAAAATTACTTTCATTCCTTCTCAATCTTAAAGATTGATGGTGGGGGAAAATAATGCCCGAAAAATCATTAGTCTCTGAAAAAGCTTTTTTAACCTGCAGTCCGTGCAATCAGACACTCTGTACAGCCTTTGCAGCATGGAATCTCCATTATATGATCGTTGTGTTGGATGAACTTGCTCATGAATTCGTCCTCTTTCAGTCAACCccaccaaaaattttaaaaaaaaaaaaaagaaaaacattttctttattgtggggttggtggtggtggtggttgcaGCTTTGAATTTGATATTTGTACAGAAGATCCGATGCATCATGAATATAGAAACCATCCCCTCGGATGCTAGTTGCtctttcaatgaaaaaaatgatagtAAATGCTTTTTCTGCACCCATCACAGTCTTAGGGGGCCTCCACATGCCCCACATGTGCCTAAACTGTGCATTCTCGATAAACTAATGGGCGCCCTATATGCATCATAAGTTCATTAATTATGGAaagattataaattattgtagaTGCAGTCTCTAGCCTGGACTAGGGAGATTCTGCTGTGGTGCATTTTGGAATTTCGTGGCTACCTTAGATCGGTCGAAGTATAGGTTTGGATCTCACTCGCGTCATCCACCAACCGAGAGAGATCTCTAGGGCTGCAAGTGGTTGAATCTATGAAAGTGACAACATAATCTAATTTCtacccttttatttttcaaagttgGAAAAAGAATGTGATGTTTCTTTGGTTAGGCTTGGACTTTCTAGAATGGCCATGTGTCTATTAATATGCAGAGCATAAAAAGCCCATCTTCCTCCATGTCTTGGTCGACAGAATTTTACCTTTGAAAGAAGAGGGTAAAAACTCATATGGGATTCCACGAAAATGGGATAGCAAGTGAATACTCGGTTACTTCTTTTGGCAGGGGACAACTTTAAAGAAGGATGAAGTTTTGTCATAGCGTGAGGAAGGACAACTTTAGAGAGGAGAAATCTAATTTATGTAAAGTCGAGCTGGTTTACGGAAGCTCTAGTAGAGTTAGAATTATCATTCGCTTTTATAAGTAGCTCTTCATTAGCTCGATCCTTCTCAGTTCCCAGTCATATGAGTTGtgtttaatttttcataatctAAGCTAAATTCTATTTCATAATAAACTAGATaaagtttcattctttttttggactttttagATCTAAATGAGACGGTATATTAATTTAGACTTCGCTACCTTTAAACCTCGTAACTGAACCATGGCCGAATGATTCTGCCCCACATAAACTGTTTCCTTAGAGTAAGAGGCTCAAGTTGTAGaatgtctctctttctcttagCATATACAAGATACAACAGACCCAACATTTCGCTTTTTTTCGGTGGTTGGGAGTTGATTCGTCAGTGATCAACCTGTGCCACCGTTCATGTCTGGCTGGGCTCATGAAGATGGAGAAAGCTGCTGTCGGATATTGGCGGGTCCTTGCGAAGAACTTAGATAATTAAGTATCCTGTTGTTTTATTAGAATTACTCACATTTTTCTGGACTCATGATAATGCAAATGCCTTGACTCAGATACTCTTGCCTCCCTCAATTTTTTGATCTACACCCTCTCTAGTGCACGGTGAACTCGATTGCTACTTCCATGTTGCTAATCTAAATTTGCGATTTTCTCAAGGAAAATGGGAGAGAAGCAAGTATGTGGGTGTCTCTCTGGTTGGAAAGACATTAGCTGTCATGGGATTCGGTAAAGTGGGATCAGAAGTCGCGAGACGGGCAAAGGGTCTAGGAATGACTGTCATAGCGCACGATCCATATGCGCCAGCTGACAGAGCCCGAGCCATGGGTGTGGAATTGGTATCTTTTGATCAAGCCATTGCTACTGCAGACTTCCTTTCTCTCCACATGCCTCTCACGCCTACTACTTCCAAGATTTTCAACGACAACACATTCTCCAAGATGAAGAAGGGAGTTCGCATCGTAAATGTTGCCAGGGGAGGAGTTATTGATGAGGATGCACTGGTCAGGGCTCTCGATAGCGGAATAGTTGCTCAGGTGCACGTGCTTTCCCTTTCCCGCTTAGTCAAATTGCTCTTGCTTATGATAGTCTTGATCCGGTTATGTGGAAGGATTGTCTGCTTTATATCTTCATATATGAGGGAGCAAGAACTCATGGAGATTTGCTTGTTATGTAAACGCTTAGGCTCCGAACCGAATTGATGGTCAGGTGCTTTCTTTTGCTATAACAAGTGAGGAAAAAGATACATGACATATTCCTACCGTTGATTTGTTTCCTCAGTTGAAAGGCTGTCTCTCTGTTCTTAATGTTGTTTCCGAAGACTCAGTGAagcttatttcttcttcttgttcttgcttgTAACAGGCAGCACTTGATGTCTTCACGAAGGAACCCCCACCATCAGACAGCAAGTTGGTGCAACATCCTAATGTTACTGTCACACCTCATCTGGGAGCCAGCACAAAGGAAGCACAGGTAACTTTACACTTGAAAACTTAAATAAACCAGGACATTTTCGCTGGCTATATAGCTGCTTCAACTAATCCACAGTAACATTGTACAGGAAGGTGTTGCTATCGAGATTGCGGAGGCTGTTGTTGGAGCATTGAATGGAGAACTTGCTGCCACTGCGGTCAATGCTCCCATGGTTCCCCCAGATGTAAGATATTCTACTACTTACATCTAGATTGCCCACTTCCAGTAACATATTGTTCATCAGCTAATCCCTTGGTCCTGTTCACAGGTTCTATCCGAACTGGCTCCTTATGTGGTGCTAGCTGAGAAGTTGGGTCGGCTAGCCGTGCAGTTAGTGGCAGGAGGGAAAGGAATTCAATCTGTTAGGGTCATCTATAGGTCAGCTCGCGACACAGATGATCTCGACACAagacttcttcgagcaatgatCACAAAGGGCATCATCGAGCCGATATCAGCGTCGTTCATCAATCTGGTCAATGCAGACTATACGGCCAAGCAAAAGGGCCTCCGAATAGTTGAGGAGCGGGTGAGCGTGGACGCCTCCCCGGAGTCTCCCATCGACTCAATTCAAGTGAAGATATGCAATGTGGAATCTAAATTCGCAAGTGCAGTCACCGAGGGCGGAGAGATCAGCATCGAGGGGAAAGTGAAGGATGGGATCCCTCGGCTTACTTGTGTGGGCTCGTTTGGGGTTGATGTGAGCTTGGAAGGGAACCTTCTGCTGTGCCGGCAAGTTGATCAGCCAGGCATGATCGGCCACGTGGGGAACATACTCGGCGAGCGTAATGTCAACGTGAGCTTCATGACCGTGGGGCGGACTGTGCGCAGGAGACAGGCTATTATGGCAATTGGTGTGGACGAGGAACCAAATAAGGAGACCCTCCAGAAAATCGGAGAAGTCCCGGCTATCGAAGAGTTCGTCTTCCTGAACCTATAATTCAAAATGATGCACCTCGAGGTGTCGAGGTCAATTTCTCTGATGAATAAAGCTACCGGCCGGAGATTCGTGGCAATAAGCTCTGTTCCTATCATTGCAGAAGCGGCGGTGGCAGTTGTGTTACCGTGATTTCCAGAGTGTTTATTGTGTCCCTCCCTACTCTCATCGTTCATCTTCTAGTCTTTAGCATTACCGGTTTTGAGagtgtgccatggttgtttgttGTATCCTTCTCGTGTGATATCATGTAGAACTGTATTCTTCTTCTCAACTTTCTTCCTCAGATATGAATGAAGTATTTCTTttgggagaaattattttttacaaagTCAGGATCGAATGTCGATCCGGCGACTGGCCTTCAAGGACAAGGAACAAGCATTGAAATTAAGCCTGCTAATTAGAAAAACATTTCACAGCGTAAATCTTTTTTCATAGCTAAGATAAACTTATGATCAGGTGTATCATCTCAATGTCAAgcaaaggaagaaatcatcatAGGTCACAA
The window above is part of the Eucalyptus grandis isolate ANBG69807.140 chromosome 6, ASM1654582v1, whole genome shotgun sequence genome. Proteins encoded here:
- the LOC104450667 gene encoding D-3-phosphoglycerate dehydrogenase 2, chloroplastic, which translates into the protein MAAASSSTKFIFPPSISSSSPSSSSHQSRSKLLLAFLSPTAATASPLSLKLSRSRSHYGRAPRRSLIVTDALKSAESTETSASKSRSAGRGGAGSAEDGPTILVSEKLGEAGLEVLRGYGRLECLYDLSPEELCKKISSVDALIVRSGTKVTRQVFEAAKGRLKVVGRAGVGIDNVDLQAATEHGCLVVNAPTANTVAAAEHGIALLAAMARNVAQADASIKAGKWERSKYVGVSLVGKTLAVMGFGKVGSEVARRAKGLGMTVIAHDPYAPADRARAMGVELVSFDQAIATADFLSLHMPLTPTTSKIFNDNTFSKMKKGVRIVNVARGGVIDEDALVRALDSGIVAQAALDVFTKEPPPSDSKLVQHPNVTVTPHLGASTKEAQEGVAIEIAEAVVGALNGELAATAVNAPMVPPDVLSELAPYVVLAEKLGRLAVQLVAGGKGIQSVRVIYRSARDTDDLDTRLLRAMITKGIIEPISASFINLVNADYTAKQKGLRIVEERVSVDASPESPIDSIQVKICNVESKFASAVTEGGEISIEGKVKDGIPRLTCVGSFGVDVSLEGNLLLCRQVDQPGMIGHVGNILGERNVNVSFMTVGRTVRRRQAIMAIGVDEEPNKETLQKIGEVPAIEEFVFLNL